The DNA segment CCGCGTCCGGCCCCGCACGCGGGGCCGGGACGGACGGGGAGCAGGCCGAGCTCTCGTACAGCTCCCCCTTCACTCGCTGGTCGGAGCGGGCGACCGTCCGCCGGGCGCCCCGGCGTGAGCTGAGCGCGCCGTCCGCCGAAACCCCCCGCTACTTCTCCCCCGAACTGGTGCCGGTCGCGCGCCACCCGCTCATCGCCGAGTTGCGCCCCGAACTGTTCGACACCGTGCTCGTGCAGCACCTCTACCGCTACCTGGACTTCACCGCCAAGCTGGAGACGCTGGTGGTCAACCGCACCGCGCTCGGCATCGCCCAGGGCAGCGTCGGCGTCGAACTCCCCGAGGAGATGCGCTTCGACGCCTACAAGATCTACTGCGACGAGGCATACCACGCCCTCTTCTCGGTGGACTTGATGCGCCAGGTCCGCGACACCACCGGTATCGTCCCGGTTCTGCCGGCCCAGCCCTACTTCCTGAGGCGGCTGGAGGAGATCCAGCAGGCGTTGCCCCAGCACACCCGGGCCCTGGCCGAACTGCTCTTCGTGACCGTCTCGGAAACGCTGATATCGGCCAGCCTCGCCGAACTGCCGGTCGACAGCGAGATCGTGCCGGCCGTGCGGGAGACGATCCGCGACCACGCCGCGGACGAGGGGCGCCACCACGTCTACTTCGCCGCCTTCTTGCGCTACCTGTGGGCCGCCCTCGACCCCGCGGCCCGACGGGAGGCGGCGCTGCTGGTGCCCCGGCTGATCGCGGCCTTCCTGCAACCCGACGCCGACGCTGTGCGCGCCGAGCTGCTGGGCTACGGGCTCACGCGCGACGACGCCGAACAGGTTCTCGCCGAGGTGTACGACAAGAAGACCGTCGCCGCGTACACCCGGGCCACGGCCAAGCGGACGATCTCCTACTTCGTCGCGCTGGACGTGCTGGACGACCCGATGGTGGAGCACGAGTTCCGCGCGCACGGCCTGCTCTGAACTCCGACGGCCGGACGAGGGCCGGCGGCTCAGGCATCCAGGTCACCGGTCATCAGCCGGACGCCGAGCGTCTCCTCCAGCCGGCCCAGCAGCTCCTCGGCCCTGCCCACCGCAGCCCGGCGATTCCCGGCACGCAGGATGAAGCGGGCGACGGCCTGGCCGGGGGCGACCGTCTCG comes from the Streptomyces sp. SUK 48 genome and includes:
- a CDS encoding diiron oxygenase: MCGIVGLFVGCSALAYCPRKALAPAGAATVAGAESGRLAGADPASGPARGAGTDGEQAELSYSSPFTRWSERATVRRAPRRELSAPSAETPRYFSPELVPVARHPLIAELRPELFDTVLVQHLYRYLDFTAKLETLVVNRTALGIAQGSVGVELPEEMRFDAYKIYCDEAYHALFSVDLMRQVRDTTGIVPVLPAQPYFLRRLEEIQQALPQHTRALAELLFVTVSETLISASLAELPVDSEIVPAVRETIRDHAADEGRHHVYFAAFLRYLWAALDPAARREAALLVPRLIAAFLQPDADAVRAELLGYGLTRDDAEQVLAEVYDKKTVAAYTRATAKRTISYFVALDVLDDPMVEHEFRAHGLL